AAATTTTTTGAAAAATAATTTTTAAGGATATCATAATTTGAGTTTAAATTCCAATAGATTAAGCATAAAGGTTTTTGAATAAGATAATCTTGATATTCTATCATTTAACGCCTTTTTCACCCAATTCTAAAAAAGCTTCTGTTTCTTCTATACTTTTTAGTTTTTTTATTAAATCTATTTCTCTGCTTACTTTATCTTTTCTAATAGCATGCATAATAGCTATCTCCTCTTCTATAAGCCCTTTTTTATAAAGCTCTATAAGGTCTTGGTCAAAAGTTCTCATTCCAAAAGCACTTCCTTGGGTCATTACATCATAAAAAGTTTTACCCTCTTTTTCCCCAGTCATAATTATTTCTCTAACTCTTAGACTATTATATAAAATATCAAAAATAGGGATTCTTCCGCCTCCAATTTTAGGAAGAAGTTTTTGGCCTATAATCCATCTCAAACTACCTGCCAATCTGTATCTTATAGTATGTTCTTCCTCTGGTAAATAAAAACCCAAAATTCTATTAAGTGTTTGTGATGCACCTATAGTATGTAAAGTAGAAAATACTAAATGCCCAGTTTCTGCTGCAGTTAGAACTATATCCATAGTTTCTCTGTCGCGAATTTCTCCTACTAATATCACATGAGGAGCTTCTCTTAGAGCTGCTCTTAACCCTTCAGCATAGGAACTAAAATCTGTACCAAGTTCTCTTTGATTTATGGTAGCTTTTATAGGCTGATGAATATACTCAATAGGGTCTTCAAGAGTAATAATATGAACATTTTCATTTTTATTTATTTCATGAAGAATAGCAGCTAAGGTTGTGGTTTTCCCTTGTCCTGTTGCACCAGTTACTAAAACAACCCCATATTTTTCTTGGGCAATTTTATAAAATACCTTGGGTAATCCCCAATCTTCTATAGATTTAACTTTGCTTTCTAATTTTCTCATTACAATATTATAGGTTCTTTGACGGGAAAATATATTTACTCTAAATCTTGTATCATCATCTAAAAAATATGAAAGATCAGCATATCCATCTTTAAGAAGTTTTTTAAATAAATGGGGATTTTCTTTAAGCATATTAAAGGCTATAGTCTCAACTTGAAAGGGAGAAAGTTTTTCTATAGGAAAATCATCAAAATAAATAGATTTTACTTTTCCATAAACTACAATTTGTAAGGGGTAACCAGAGAAAATAAAAATATCAGAAATACCTGGTTCTAAGTTAGCTAATCTATAAATTAGCTCTTTAATTTCAAATTCTGTTAACATTTCTTAGCCTGGGATTTCAGTAAAATCAGCAATTTCTTTATCTTGAATAAAAGGCAAAAACCTGCTTTTATCTATAGCTTTTATAAAAGCTTCTTCAGGAGAGATATATCCTTTATTTAAATAATCCATAATACAGTCATCTAAAGATATCATTCCATATTTTTTGCCTGTTTGAATAAGAGATGGAATTTGATGAATTTTATTTTCTCTTATAAGATTTCTAATGGCAGGGGTGGCTATCATTATTTCTACAGCAACTATTCTTCCTGGTTTATCAATTCTTTTAAACATGGTTTGAGAAACAACTGCTCTTAAGGCTTCAGATAAAGATACTCTTATTTGGTCTCTTTCCTGGGGAGGAAAAGCATCTATTATTCTACTTACAGTTTGAGCTGCACCAATAGTGTGTAAAGTAGAAAAAACTAAATGACCAGTAAGGGAAGCCTCAATAGCAAGGGCTATAGTTTCTAAATCACGCATTTCACCTACAAGAATTATATCAGGATCTTCTCTTAAAGCTGCTCTTAAAGCATTGGCAAAGCTTTTTGTATGAACTCCAACTTCCCTTTGATTAATTAAACAATTCTTAGGTTCATGTACAAATTCAATAGGGTCTTCAATAGTAATAATATGGTCATAACGCATTCTATTCGCGTAATCTATAATCGCTGCAAGAGTAGTTGACTTACCAGCACCTGTAGGACCAGTTACTAAAACTAGTCCTCTTGGTAAAAGTGCAAGTTTATTTAAAAGTGGAGGAAGACCTAATTCTTCTACGGTTTTAATTTTATTTGGAATAAGTCTAAAAGCTGCTGCAATACCCTTTCTTTGACGAAAATAGTTAATTCTAAATCTCGCAAGCCCAGGAATTTCATATCCAAAGTCTACTTCTCCTTCTTCTTCGAATTTTTTTATAATTTCTTCTGAAGCTATTTCATAAAGCATTTCTCTTAATTCATCTTCCTCTAATACTTTATACTTAACTCTTTGAAGTTCACCATGGACCCTCAAAAGAGGAGGATTCCCTGCAGAAAGATGAAGGTCAGAAGCTTGTGTATCAACCATTAATCTAAAAAAGGGATCAAGTTTAGCCATATCTATTGATTTATACTTTGATAATTATAAAAGTCAATACTTTTAAAGCATTTTTATAAAATTTTTTGGGTGCTACTTTCTACATGAACTTCCATAGCTTTAGTGATACAAACTGCTACACAAAATTCACAAGCTGTACACTTCTGAGGATCGAAAAGAATTTTAAAAGATTCTCTATCCACATAAAGTGCAGATGTAGGACATACAGCTGTACAGCTACCACACTGTATACAAACCTCTTCATTCTTAATTATCTGCTGTTCTAAAGGTTTTACTTCAACACCTATCTTTTTTAGATACTCTAAACCATTTTTAACTTTTTCAGGTGTTCCCTCTAATTCCATTATCATAATTCCTTCTTTTCCAGGAGTGATAGTTGCTTTTAAAATATTAAAAATTAGGTCATAATCTTTTACTAATTTATAAACTATAGGTTTATCTACAATATCTGGAGGAAACTTTAAATATAAACCCTTTTTATATATCAATTTTCTACCTCCTCCTTAATTTTTAGAATTAAGAATCCTTTCGCAATATTCTAAACCTCTTTTAGCCATTGTCAATTCTGGATCAATTTCAAGAGCTTTTTTAAAATAAATTTGAGCAACAGGTAGATAATTAATTGCTTTTAAACAATATCCTATATTTGCATAATCAACTGCTGAAGCAGGATTTAGATCTATTGCCCTTGAAAATGCCTCCATAGCTTTTAAATAATTTCCTAACTTATAATAAGCTCTTCCTAAAATATTATAAAGTTCTGGAATTTCATCTATTTCTAAAGCCATTGCCACTAAATTTAAAACTTTTTCATATTCTCCTTTTCTAAAATAGGCATCTGCAAGGTGTGAAATTATGGCTAATTTATCTGCTGGTGGAGGAAAAAATTCTAAAGCCTTTTGATAACAATCTATAGCTTCATTTTCTCTACCTATCTCTTTGTAAATATTCCCTAAATAAGCCCAGAGATAGTATTTGTCTTTTATTTCTTTTAAAAGAGATAAAAGAAGTTCTTTCAATTTTTCTTTTGGCAAATATAAATTCAAAGTTCTCACCATTTGGTAAAGATAAGAAATGCGAGTTCTTTCTCTAAAAAGAACTCCAGGAATTATTGCATAAACTGCAGGAATATTTAGTTGAGGATGGGTGATATCTATTAAATAAATTTCGTAACCAATTTCTTTCAATTTTTGGGAAAGATTGAGCATTTCTTCTACATGATCTTCAGAAGATATATTAGGTAGATCTTTAAGATCAACTTGGTAAGTCCATTCAATAACATTTTTAGCTTCTTCAAGTGTTTTAAATTTAGGAAGTCCACTTTCTACATATTTGCCCTCTGTATCAAAATCTCCTGCAAGTTGAGCAACTTCTGTTAAAGCTCTTATTAATGCCCTTTCAGGCGAAGTTGCTGTTCCTGCTGCATACACAATTTCACTCCTTTCAGGATAGGTAGAAGGATCCATAGCCATTACAGCTACTGTAGGAACTGGCATACCAAAAGTCATATCTCTTATCCACAATTTTATATTTAATCTTTCATAACAATTTATTAATTTTTCTCCTTCTCCCTGAATAGAATCTCTTTTTATAGCAGGCATAGGTGCGTTTTTCCTAACAGATAAAGTATTAGTATGTCTTTCTATTAATTCACATATTGCTTGAACACTTGCTTCAGGATAGGTATTTCCTCCTGCAGAACCATTGTATTCATAAAGAAGCCAAAACCAGTGGAAAGGGATAAATTTTTCTTTTTGTGTGGCTACTTCAAAAGCTTTAACAAAATAAAAAGGAACTTCTTTTAAATATTTAATAGCTAATTTTTTAATATCTTCCGATTCTTCATCTTCTACAGATTTTAAAATTTCATTAAAAGGGATAGCCTTTTCTTTTAATTCCTCAAAAGTACTTAATATCCCCTTTTTTTGAATTTCTTTATAGAAAGAAAATAAAGAAAATCTTTCCACTAATTCCATAAGCGCACTTGCCTGGGAAAGTGTTTCTGTGCTTCCCTTCCCCATTTGTTTAAAATTTCCGGTAATTTTTTGTCCATCTATGTCATAGAGACTTAAATAAATAGGAATCCCTAATCTCCCTTTATCAATTCTTTTAAGCCCCTTATAAATTCTAATTCCTGCTAATTTTAGCCTTTCTTCTACTTCTTTTACTGTTTCTTCTGGAAATTTAGCCTTATCAGCTATAACTTTTTTAGAACTTTTTAAAAATTTTTCCCTCAATTCTCTCATCAATCCACCAAAAACTTTAAATTTTAAAAAAGTTATAGTATAATTTTTGATTAATTTTCTAAAATATTATATCTCTAATATTAAAAATGAAAATAGCAGTTGCTTTAAGTGGTGGGATCGATAGTGCAATAACTGCTTACATTTTAAAAGAAAGAAATTATCAACTTATAGGTATTACTTTTGAACTTTTTGAATCTCAAAAGGAAACTATTGAAAAAGCTAAATATGTTTCTCATTTCCTCAATATACCTCATTATGTTTTAGAGTTAAAAGAATTTTTTAAAAAAGAAATCATCTCTTATTTTGTAGATTCTTATGCTAAAGGATTAACACCGAATCCATGTGCTTGGTGTAATAGAAAAATTAAATTTGGTAAGGTTTTAGAATGGTCTATTAAAAATTTAAAAATAGAAAAATTTGCCACAGGTCATTATGTAAAAATAGAAAATTATAAGGGAAACCCTCTTTTAAAAAGAGCAAAGGATAAAAATAAAGATCAATCCTATTTTTTAGCCTTGATAGATTGTGAAATTATTCCTTATTTAATTTTCCCCTTAGGAGATTTTACTAAAGATGAAGTTAAATCCTTAGGAAAAAATTTATTTAAATTTTTGGATTATAAAGAATCACAAAACATTTGTTTTTTAAAAAACAAAACTTTAAAAGAATTTTTATCTACTTATCTCCCAGAAAAAAAGGGCTTTGTTGTTTATAAAGATAAAATTATAGGTACCCATTCAGGTATCCATTGGTATACTATTGGACAAAGAAAGGGACTTGGAATACCTTTTGGTAAACCTTTATATATTATTGATTTAGACTTTAACGAAAATAAAATAGTTTTAGGAGATGAAAAAGATTTATTTTCCAAAGGACTTATTTTAGAGGATCTGAATTTTCACCTTCCTTTAGATTTATGGACAAATCCTTCAGCTCAGATAAGATATAAAGCGCCTATAGCGAAAGTTAAAGATATAATTAAAAATGATGAAGAATATAAAGTTTTATTTGAAACTCCTGTAAAAGGGGTAACACCTGGACAAATATGTGTTTTTTATGAAGATGAATTTTTACTTGGAGGAGGTGTAATTAAAAAAGCAATAAAATAATTGTTTTAGGTTGACAGAAAAAAGAAAAAAGGTAAGATTTTATTTTTAAAAGGGAAAAGTCTATGGAATTTGAAGCAGTAATTGGCTTAGAAGTTCATGCTCAGCTTAGTACAAAAACAAAAATGTTTTGTTCCTGTTCCACTAAATTTGGAAATCCTCCTAATACACAAATTTGTCCCGTTTGTACAGGTCTTCCTGGAGTATTACCAGTAATAAATAAAAAAGCTGTTGAATATGCTTTGAAATTAGCTTTAGCACTTAATTGCAAAATAAATCTAAAATCTATTATGGCTCGTAAAACTTACTTTTATCCTGATCTTCCCAAAAATTATCAAATTTCTCAATATGAAATACCTATTGCAGAAGGTGGAGCTGTTGAAATTGAAATAAATGGAAATAGAAAGAAAATAGGTTTGGTAAGGATACATATGGAAGAAGATGCAGGTAAATTAATTCACGATGAAAAGAAACCTTATTCTTACGTAGATTTTAATAGAGCCGGGGTTCCTCTTCTTGAAATTGTAAGTGCTCCAGAAATTTCTTCTCCTGAAGAGGCAGTAGTTTATTTAAAAACGTTAAGAAGAATTTTAAGATATCTTGAAATATGTGACGGGAATATGGAAGAAGGGAGTCTAAGATGTGATGCAAATGTTTCTGTTAAACCAAAAGGGAGTGATAAATTTGGAACTAAAGTAGAATTAAAAAATATGAACTCCTTTAAACATATAGAAAGAGCTTTAAGTTATGAAATAAAAAGACAAATAGGTCTTCTTATGGAAGGTAAAGAGATTATCCAAGAAACAAGACTCTATGATGAGACTACACAAACTACTCATCCTATGAGAGGAAAGGAAGAGGCTCATGATTATTGTTATTTCCCTGATCCAGATTTAATAGAAATCCAAATAAATGAAGAAATTCTTGAAAAACTTAAAACTGAACTCCCTGAACTTCCTCAAGAAAAAAAAGAAAGATTTTTAAAAACTTATCTTTTAACGCCTTATGAAGTGGACATTTTAATTGAAGAAAAAAATTTAGCCGATTTTTTTGAAAAAACAGTAGAAATCTATCCTAATCCTAAGAGCATTTCTAATTTCATGCTTACAGAAGTTTTAAGGTATTTAAACCGTGATGGAAAAGATATTAGTGAAACAAATCTCAAACCCGAAATTCTTGCTCAATTACTTGATTTAGTAGAAAAGGGAATAATCTCTATAACCATTGCAAAACAAATTTTTCCGGAGGTATATGAGAAAGGAATTGAACCAAGAAAGATTGTGGAAGAAAAGGGGCTAATTCAAGAGAGTTCAGAAGATAAATTGAGATTCATTTGTGAAGAAGTTTTAGCAGAAAATCCTAAAGAAGTAGAAAAATATAGAGCTGGTAAAAAGGGCATTATAGGATTCTTTGTAGGACAAGTTTTAAAGAAAACACAAGGTAAAGCAAATCCCAAAATAGTTAATAAAATCCTGACTGAGCTCTTAGAAAAATGAAACCTTCTTTCTTGAAAAAAGAAATTTTAAAAGAACCTGATAAAGCTGATTCAATAAAAGCTTGGTTCTGGACAGAAAAAGGGCTTTATCTCCTTGATCAGAGAAAACTTCCTTTAGAGGAAAAATACATTTTTTGTGATAACCTTAACAAAATAAGAACTGCTATCAAAGAAATGGTAGTAAGAGGAGCTCCTGCTATAGGAATTTGTTCAGCAATTGGATTTGTTATAGAATTTAAAAATTTTTTATCTTCTTTAAAAAGCGAAGAAATTTTAATTCATAAAGTAGAAGAGGAAATAGGAAAAATAAGCAATCTTTTAGTTACCGCGCGTCCTACAGCCATAAATCTTTCTTGGGCTGTTTCAAGAATGAGAAAAATTTCCCTTAATTTCCTTGAGAAATTTAAAGAAAAAATAAATAAGTCTGAACTTAAACAACTTGAAGAGTTACTTGAAAAAGAAGCACTTAAAATATGGAAGGAAGATATAGAAGCTAATTTAGCTATAGCTGATTATGGAAAGGATATTCTTCCAGAAGGAGGTATACTCACCCATTGCAATACAGGTGCTTTAGCAACTGGTGGATATGGAACAGCTTTAGGAATTATACGAAAATTTTATGAAAAAAATAAAAAGATAAAAATCTTTGTAGATGAAACTCGTCCTTTTTTACAGGGTGCAAGACTTACTGCTTGGGAACTTTACAAATTAAAAATTCCTTATACTTTAATTTCTGATAATGCTGCAGGTTTTCTTATGAAAAAAGGAGAAATCTCTGCAGTAATAGTAGGTGCTGATAGAATTGCAAAAAATGGAGACACAGCTAATAAAATAGGAACCTATTCTTTAGCAGTTTTAGCTAAATTTCACAATATACCTTTTTATGTTGCTGCTCCTTCTTCTACTTTTGATTTAAGTATAGAAAAAGGAGAAAAAATTCCTATAGAAATTCGCCCTTCTAAAGAGGTTTTAACCTGTCATAAAAGTAAAATTGCTCCTTCTAAAGCTAAAGCTTATAACATAGCTTTTGATATAACCCCTAATGAATTAATTTCTGCTATTATAACAGAAAAAGGTATTATCTACCCACCCTATGAAGAAAATATTCCTAAATTTATAACTCCTTAAAGAAATAATGAAAGTAAAAGATACTCCAGAAAATACTTTAGAAAGATTAATTATTTATCTAAAAGTTTTGGAAGCTCTTGAAAAAAAGAAGATAGATTTTATAAGTTCTGAAGATTTAGCTAAAAATTGTGGTGTAAATTCTGCTCAGTTAAGAAAAGATTTAAGTTTTGTAGGATCCTTAGGTACTAAAGGTGTAGGGTATAGTGTTAAAAGTTTAAAATTCAGTCTTAAAAATTTCTTAGGAAGAGCTCAAGAATGGAATCTAATTTTAGGGGGGTTAAGCCCTTTAGGAATATTTCTTTTGCAAGATAAAATTTTACAAAAAGAAGGATTTTATTTTTTAGCTGCCTTTGATACAAAAGAAGAAAACATTGGTAAAATATATAATGGCATTATAGTTTATAATCTAAATCAATTACCTCAAGTAGTAAACGTAATAAAAGTAGATATAGGTGTAATTACTGCAGAAGAGAATCCAGAAATTTTTTTGGAAGCTTTCATAAATCAAGGCATAAAAGCTATTTTAAATCTTAGTAAAGTACCTCTTTTTGTAGAAAATCAAGAAATAAAGATTGAAAATTTTTCTTTTTCTATGCCTTTAACTAAATTATCTTATTTTTTAAAAAATAGCTTATGAAAATAAAAGTTTGGAAAAAAGATCCCAGAGCCCAAATATTAAAAAAGAGCACTGAACAATCTGTAGGATATGATCTATTTGCTTTGGAAGAAGTTTCTATAGAGCCTGGTGAATTTGTTCTTATTAGAACAGGCCTGGTAATAAAAACAGAACCTCCTTATGCCCTTTTTATTTTCCCAAGATCTTCTCTTTTTAAAAATAAAAGCTTGATAATGCCAAATTCTGCTGGTATTATAGATTTTGACTATTGTGGAGAAGAGGATGAGATAAAAATTCCTGTATTAAATTTAGGAAAAGAGAAAGTGATCGTAAAGGCTCATGAAAAAATAGCTCAAGCTGTATTTATTAAAATCGGAAATCCTGAAATAGAAGAAATACCTATTCCTCCTAAATCTTCTTCAAGAGGCGGATTTGGATCTACTGGGGGTTGGAAATAATGAGCCTGTAGCTCAGAGGATAGAGCGTGGGGCTCCGGACCCCAAGGTCGGGGGTTCAAATCCCCCCAGGCTCATTATTTTATAATTCTTTTTTCAACTTCATTCCAATTAATATTATCAAAAAAAGTCTTAATATAGTCTTTCTTTTTAAGCCCATAATCAATTATATAGGCATGTTCAAAAACATCCATAACTAAAAGAGGGTTACCCCCTGCTGGATGCCCTATATCATGTTCATTTATCCAAAAATTTATTAATTTACCAGTGTAAATATCTTGATACAAAATAACCCAACCTATCCCACGCATCAAACCAATACCTATAAATTCTTTTTTCCAATTTTCAAAGCTTCCAAACTGCTCATTTATTAGTTTAGAAAGGATTCCCTCTTGAGGAAAAATTCCATTTCCTCCTAAATTTTCAAAATAAAGCTCATGAAGACGCATACCATTCCACTCCCAACCCAATCTCCTTTTAAGTTCTGCAAATTCTGGAGTCCCAACTTCATCTTCTTCAAACATTTTCATTAGTGCTTCTAATAACTTGTTACAGTTAGTAACATATCCATTATATAAAGTAAAATGATTTTTCAAAAGAATTTCGCTAAAACCTTTCATTCCAACTAACTTAGAATAGTCTTTTGCCTCATACATTTTTTATCCCCCCTCTAATTTTTTTATTTTATAAACCAAGAATCAAGCTCCCTCAAGTCCCCAATGTTCTTTAAAAGTATGCCAAGAGGTGGGATCTTTTAAAAGAAGCGTTTAACCTTAGGATCTTTAATTTTTTCAGAAAGTTTTTGATAATATTTTACAGATTTTTCCTCAAAGCTTAAAGCTTCTTCCAAAGCTGCAATGTCAGTTTCAACTCCTGCTACCTTTTCAAGCTGTTTTAGATCAAAAACTGGATTAAATTGCTTTTTTGACACTTTAGTAATATATTGAGGTAGCTTCTTTTTTTGTTGAAAAAATTGGTAAATTTCTCTTATTTTCTCTGAATGAAGATCTTCTTCATAAGCCAGATGTTTAAATAATTCTTTAACTGAAGGAATAAGTGTTTTCTCTGCTGCTTTAAGATAAAATTGTTTCCCTTCTAATTCTTCTAATTCTAATTCTTCAGCTTTTAAAAGTGCTTCTAATAATTTTTCAGACATGAAGAACTCCTTAAAATAATCATTTTGAAATTAAAAAAATTATAAAAAACAAATAAATAAAAGTCAAGTTAATATATTTGGTTGTGGATCAAAAGCTTAAAAACAAATTGAAACACAAATTTTTAAAAATAAGAAGATTTAAGGGGTAATATGAAAGATTTTAACTATGGGAAAGAATATTGGTGGAGGCGGCGGGAATTGAACCCGCGTCCGGAGATAGTTCAGGTTAAACTTCTACAGGCTTAGCCTGTGTTTTGATTTCTCGTAGAAAGCCAGGCACAGGCACCTAAGCTTTCTACCAGGTAGGTTTTTTTCTCGGCTAAAGGAACCCTACCAATTCCTTTAGCCAAAGCCTGTTTAGGTCACACACCTTTAGACCCACAGGCAAGGTCTAAAGATGCGTGGCAGCTTTTTCTATTAAGCTGCCAAAGCGTAGGAGTATTCGTCGGCAGTTGTGTTTTTGCACCCTATTTAACGTGGGGGGTGCGACCACGGCCTGCAGTTTAACCCTACCTATCCCCGTCGAGCCCTCTTCGCCCCCATTTTTCAAAGAACTTTAATTTAAAATAACCCTTTTTTTATAAATTTCAAGCTTTAATATTAGAATCGGCAAAAAATGACTCTACAATATTTATAAATTCATTAACAAATTTAGATGAACCTATAAGTTGAGGATAGATCTCAAGCAAATTCTCATAATATTCCATTGATTTTTTATATTCCCCTGCTAATTTCGCACAGGTTGCTGCTTGGGAAAGAATTTGAGGAAGCTTTTTATAAGATGGA
The window above is part of the Thermodesulfobacterium geofontis OPF15 genome. Proteins encoded here:
- a CDS encoding ferritin-like domain-containing protein, with translation MSEKLLEALLKAEELELEELEGKQFYLKAAEKTLIPSVKELFKHLAYEEDLHSEKIREIYQFFQQKKKLPQYITKVSKKQFNPVFDLKQLEKVAGVETDIAALEEALSFEEKSVKYYQKLSEKIKDPKVKRFF
- the gatB gene encoding Asp-tRNA(Asn)/Glu-tRNA(Gln) amidotransferase subunit GatB, encoding MEFEAVIGLEVHAQLSTKTKMFCSCSTKFGNPPNTQICPVCTGLPGVLPVINKKAVEYALKLALALNCKINLKSIMARKTYFYPDLPKNYQISQYEIPIAEGGAVEIEINGNRKKIGLVRIHMEEDAGKLIHDEKKPYSYVDFNRAGVPLLEIVSAPEISSPEEAVVYLKTLRRILRYLEICDGNMEEGSLRCDANVSVKPKGSDKFGTKVELKNMNSFKHIERALSYEIKRQIGLLMEGKEIIQETRLYDETTQTTHPMRGKEEAHDYCYFPDPDLIEIQINEEILEKLKTELPELPQEKKERFLKTYLLTPYEVDILIEEKNLADFFEKTVEIYPNPKSISNFMLTEVLRYLNRDGKDISETNLKPEILAQLLDLVEKGIISITIAKQIFPEVYEKGIEPRKIVEEKGLIQESSEDKLRFICEEVLAENPKEVEKYRAGKKGIIGFFVGQVLKKTQGKANPKIVNKILTELLEK
- a CDS encoding YcaO-like family protein, whose protein sequence is MRELREKFLKSSKKVIADKAKFPEETVKEVEERLKLAGIRIYKGLKRIDKGRLGIPIYLSLYDIDGQKITGNFKQMGKGSTETLSQASALMELVERFSLFSFYKEIQKKGILSTFEELKEKAIPFNEILKSVEDEESEDIKKLAIKYLKEVPFYFVKAFEVATQKEKFIPFHWFWLLYEYNGSAGGNTYPEASVQAICELIERHTNTLSVRKNAPMPAIKRDSIQGEGEKLINCYERLNIKLWIRDMTFGMPVPTVAVMAMDPSTYPERSEIVYAAGTATSPERALIRALTEVAQLAGDFDTEGKYVESGLPKFKTLEEAKNVIEWTYQVDLKDLPNISSEDHVEEMLNLSQKLKEIGYEIYLIDITHPQLNIPAVYAIIPGVLFRERTRISYLYQMVRTLNLYLPKEKLKELLLSLLKEIKDKYYLWAYLGNIYKEIGRENEAIDCYQKALEFFPPPADKLAIISHLADAYFRKGEYEKVLNLVAMALEIDEIPELYNILGRAYYKLGNYLKAMEAFSRAIDLNPASAVDYANIGYCLKAINYLPVAQIYFKKALEIDPELTMAKRGLEYCERILNSKN
- a CDS encoding redox-sensing transcriptional repressor Rex; this translates as MKVKDTPENTLERLIIYLKVLEALEKKKIDFISSEDLAKNCGVNSAQLRKDLSFVGSLGTKGVGYSVKSLKFSLKNFLGRAQEWNLILGGLSPLGIFLLQDKILQKEGFYFLAAFDTKEENIGKIYNGIIVYNLNQLPQVVNVIKVDIGVITAEENPEIFLEAFINQGIKAILNLSKVPLFVENQEIKIENFSFSMPLTKLSYFLKNSL
- the mnmA gene encoding tRNA 2-thiouridine(34) synthase MnmA — protein: MKIAVALSGGIDSAITAYILKERNYQLIGITFELFESQKETIEKAKYVSHFLNIPHYVLELKEFFKKEIISYFVDSYAKGLTPNPCAWCNRKIKFGKVLEWSIKNLKIEKFATGHYVKIENYKGNPLLKRAKDKNKDQSYFLALIDCEIIPYLIFPLGDFTKDEVKSLGKNLFKFLDYKESQNICFLKNKTLKEFLSTYLPEKKGFVVYKDKIIGTHSGIHWYTIGQRKGLGIPFGKPLYIIDLDFNENKIVLGDEKDLFSKGLILEDLNFHLPLDLWTNPSAQIRYKAPIAKVKDIIKNDEEYKVLFETPVKGVTPGQICVFYEDEFLLGGGVIKKAIK
- a CDS encoding dUTP diphosphatase, producing MKIKVWKKDPRAQILKKSTEQSVGYDLFALEEVSIEPGEFVLIRTGLVIKTEPPYALFIFPRSSLFKNKSLIMPNSAGIIDFDYCGEEDEIKIPVLNLGKEKVIVKAHEKIAQAVFIKIGNPEIEEIPIPPKSSSRGGFGSTGGWK
- a CDS encoding superoxide dismutase, whose translation is MYEAKDYSKLVGMKGFSEILLKNHFTLYNGYVTNCNKLLEALMKMFEEDEVGTPEFAELKRRLGWEWNGMRLHELYFENLGGNGIFPQEGILSKLINEQFGSFENWKKEFIGIGLMRGIGWVILYQDIYTGKLINFWINEHDIGHPAGGNPLLVMDVFEHAYIIDYGLKKKDYIKTFFDNINWNEVEKRIIK
- the mtnA gene encoding S-methyl-5-thioribose-1-phosphate isomerase, whose product is MKPSFLKKEILKEPDKADSIKAWFWTEKGLYLLDQRKLPLEEKYIFCDNLNKIRTAIKEMVVRGAPAIGICSAIGFVIEFKNFLSSLKSEEILIHKVEEEIGKISNLLVTARPTAINLSWAVSRMRKISLNFLEKFKEKINKSELKQLEELLEKEALKIWKEDIEANLAIADYGKDILPEGGILTHCNTGALATGGYGTALGIIRKFYEKNKKIKIFVDETRPFLQGARLTAWELYKLKIPYTLISDNAAGFLMKKGEISAVIVGADRIAKNGDTANKIGTYSLAVLAKFHNIPFYVAAPSSTFDLSIEKGEKIPIEIRPSKEVLTCHKSKIAPSKAKAYNIAFDITPNELISAIITEKGIIYPPYEENIPKFITP
- a CDS encoding type IV pilus twitching motility protein PilT, encoding MLTEFEIKELIYRLANLEPGISDIFIFSGYPLQIVVYGKVKSIYFDDFPIEKLSPFQVETIAFNMLKENPHLFKKLLKDGYADLSYFLDDDTRFRVNIFSRQRTYNIVMRKLESKVKSIEDWGLPKVFYKIAQEKYGVVLVTGATGQGKTTTLAAILHEINKNENVHIITLEDPIEYIHQPIKATINQRELGTDFSSYAEGLRAALREAPHVILVGEIRDRETMDIVLTAAETGHLVFSTLHTIGASQTLNRILGFYLPEEEHTIRYRLAGSLRWIIGQKLLPKIGGGRIPIFDILYNSLRVREIIMTGEKEGKTFYDVMTQGSAFGMRTFDQDLIELYKKGLIEEEIAIMHAIRKDKVSREIDLIKKLKSIEETEAFLELGEKGVK
- a CDS encoding NIL domain-containing protein, translated to MIYKKGLYLKFPPDIVDKPIVYKLVKDYDLIFNILKATITPGKEGIMIMELEGTPEKVKNGLEYLKKIGVEVKPLEQQIIKNEEVCIQCGSCTAVCPTSALYVDRESFKILFDPQKCTACEFCVAVCITKAMEVHVESSTQKIL
- a CDS encoding type IV pilus twitching motility protein PilT is translated as MAKLDPFFRLMVDTQASDLHLSAGNPPLLRVHGELQRVKYKVLEEDELREMLYEIASEEIIKKFEEEGEVDFGYEIPGLARFRINYFRQRKGIAAAFRLIPNKIKTVEELGLPPLLNKLALLPRGLVLVTGPTGAGKSTTLAAIIDYANRMRYDHIITIEDPIEFVHEPKNCLINQREVGVHTKSFANALRAALREDPDIILVGEMRDLETIALAIEASLTGHLVFSTLHTIGAAQTVSRIIDAFPPQERDQIRVSLSEALRAVVSQTMFKRIDKPGRIVAVEIMIATPAIRNLIRENKIHQIPSLIQTGKKYGMISLDDCIMDYLNKGYISPEEAFIKAIDKSRFLPFIQDKEIADFTEIPG